The following proteins are co-located in the Bacteroidales bacterium genome:
- a CDS encoding histidinol-phosphatase, with protein sequence MQWFNHHTHSTFCDGSKPPVDYVKTALELGFSVLGFSSHAPLPFDNTFALRDEKVEEYRQTIRSLSYEYAGQLEIHLSMEIDFIPGLMEDFSYWKKRANLDYVIGGVHLLVPPGTRELWFIDGPRRETYDQGLKKFFGGDTRKAVRTYYDQLNQMVESQAPDVIAHIDKIKMHNNERFFSVNDNWYLDMFFENLALVKKKGCIVEVNTRGLYKGRCNELFPNLTALKRIKELQIPVTLSSDAHAPEDLSKEFPYALELIKTAGIKELMVFSCGKWKAEAIQ encoded by the coding sequence ATGCAATGGTTCAACCACCACACCCACTCTACTTTCTGCGACGGAAGCAAACCACCTGTTGATTATGTTAAAACTGCACTGGAACTGGGTTTTTCCGTTCTTGGTTTTTCGAGCCATGCTCCCCTGCCTTTTGACAACACTTTTGCCCTCAGGGATGAAAAAGTGGAGGAATACCGTCAAACCATCCGCTCGCTGAGTTATGAGTATGCCGGCCAACTGGAAATTCACCTCTCAATGGAAATTGATTTTATTCCAGGATTGATGGAAGATTTCAGCTATTGGAAGAAGCGCGCCAACCTTGATTATGTGATTGGCGGTGTTCATTTATTGGTTCCTCCCGGCACCCGGGAATTGTGGTTTATTGACGGCCCCAGGCGCGAAACATACGATCAGGGTTTGAAGAAGTTCTTTGGCGGAGATACACGTAAAGCGGTTCGCACATATTATGATCAGTTGAACCAGATGGTTGAAAGCCAGGCTCCCGATGTAATTGCTCATATTGACAAGATCAAAATGCACAACAACGAGCGATTTTTCAGCGTAAACGACAACTGGTATCTGGATATGTTTTTTGAGAACCTTGCGCTGGTGAAGAAAAAGGGATGCATTGTAGAAGTGAATACGCGGGGGCTTTACAAAGGCCGCTGCAACGAACTATTCCCGAATCTCACCGCCTTGAAAAGAATTAAAGAATTACAGATTCCGGTTACGCTAAGTTCCGATGCCCATGCACCGGAAGACCTTTCAAAGGAATTCCCTTATGCACTTGAACTAATTAAAACTGCTGGGATCAAGGAATTGATGGTTTTTAGCTGCGGGAAATGGAAAGCGGAGGCGATTCAATAA
- a CDS encoding ketoacyl-ACP synthase III, giving the protein MTRSRAVITGIGANVPDYVLTNDELSHMVDTTDEWIMTRIGIKERRIIKGEFGASEVGHKAVNQLLEKTGTHPSEVDMLICATVTPDRQFPATANIISDKCEIKNAFSFDLNAGCSGFLYALSTAAKFIESGTHIKVVVVGAEKMSSIVDYTDRTTCPIFGDGAGAVMLEPSANGYGIIDSILQSDGAGRVHLHQKAGGSEKPASYETVNAREHFIYQEGQAVFKWAVSKMADVSVELMEKNGLTANDLHWLVPHQANMRIIEATAQRMKLDKNKVMINIHKFGNTTAATLPLCLWEWESQLKKGDNIILATFGAGFTWGAMYLKWGY; this is encoded by the coding sequence ATGACCAGGAGTAGAGCAGTCATTACAGGAATTGGAGCTAATGTTCCTGATTATGTACTGACGAATGATGAATTAAGCCACATGGTTGACACAACCGATGAGTGGATCATGACCCGCATCGGGATAAAGGAACGACGAATTATTAAAGGTGAATTTGGCGCTTCGGAAGTTGGGCACAAGGCTGTGAACCAATTGCTTGAAAAAACCGGAACCCACCCCTCGGAAGTGGACATGCTGATTTGCGCCACCGTAACACCCGACAGGCAATTCCCGGCCACCGCCAACATCATCAGCGATAAGTGCGAGATAAAAAACGCCTTTAGTTTTGATCTGAATGCCGGTTGCTCCGGCTTTTTATATGCCCTTTCCACTGCAGCGAAGTTCATTGAATCGGGAACACATATAAAAGTGGTTGTTGTAGGCGCTGAGAAAATGTCATCCATTGTTGATTATACCGATAGGACTACCTGTCCGATTTTTGGTGATGGCGCCGGCGCTGTTATGCTTGAACCCAGTGCAAATGGTTATGGCATCATTGACAGCATTTTGCAAAGTGACGGTGCAGGCCGGGTTCATCTGCATCAAAAGGCTGGCGGTTCAGAAAAACCGGCTTCATATGAAACAGTGAATGCACGTGAACATTTTATTTATCAGGAAGGACAGGCAGTTTTTAAATGGGCTGTCTCAAAAATGGCTGATGTTTCGGTTGAACTGATGGAAAAAAATGGGTTGACCGCCAACGACCTTCATTGGCTGGTTCCTCACCAGGCCAATATGCGCATTATTGAAGCTACTGCTCAACGCATGAAGCTTGACAAAAACAAGGTGATGATCAATATTCATAAATTCGGCAACACCACCGCTGCAACACTTCCGCTTTGCCTTTGGGAATGGGAATCGCAGCTAAAAAAAGGCGATAACATCATCCTGGCCACCTTTGGTGCCGGATTTACCTGGGGAGCGATGTATCTGAAGTGGGGTTATTAA